Proteins found in one Myxococcaceae bacterium JPH2 genomic segment:
- a CDS encoding TetR family transcriptional regulator, translated as MDGIARGVGLTGAALYSHFDSKQDFLCAILREELGATARRFLSANTTFDEMLARYLSLAHTRAPTQGCALPAITSDVARADASVRQAFSGTLTEVVDALVQRVGSREAALGILAAAQGAVTLARALPDDAEAQALPRPSWTPPRS; from the coding sequence GTGGACGGCATCGCACGAGGTGTCGGCCTGACGGGAGCGGCCCTCTACTCGCACTTCGACTCGAAGCAGGACTTTCTCTGCGCCATCCTGCGCGAGGAGCTGGGGGCCACTGCGCGGAGGTTCCTCTCGGCGAACACGACGTTCGACGAGATGCTCGCGCGGTACCTGAGCCTCGCCCATACGAGAGCCCCCACCCAGGGATGCGCGCTACCCGCCATCACCTCGGACGTCGCCCGAGCAGATGCGTCCGTTCGGCAGGCATTCAGCGGCACACTCACGGAAGTGGTGGACGCTCTCGTCCAGAGAGTGGGCAGCCGCGAGGCCGCGCTTGGCATCCTCGCCGCCGCGCAGGGAGCGGTCACCCTGGCACGAGCACTGCCCGACGACGCGGAGGCCCAGGCCCTGCCCAGGCCCTCCTGGACTCCGCCGCGAAGCTGA
- a CDS encoding SDR family oxidoreductase — protein sequence MDFFEGKRVVITGASSGIGAELATQLAVKKARLTLAARNLERLQEVANACQKAEAAALAVRADVAREDDCRVLMEKAVAFGGGLDIAILNAGISMYSRFEDIRDLSIFNTLMQTNFMGAVYCTRYALPALKESKGRLVVVSSLGGKTGLPTRSAYAASKHALHGFFESLRGELHASGVRITIVCPGPVLTEVRQRALSSDGTALGHTSIDESGSMSAAECARRILEATRKGKREEIMTVAGKVGQYARLFVPGVIDRIVRKKVGL from the coding sequence ATGGATTTCTTTGAAGGCAAACGCGTGGTCATCACCGGAGCCTCCAGTGGAATTGGCGCCGAGCTGGCCACGCAGCTCGCCGTGAAGAAAGCCAGACTCACGCTCGCCGCCCGGAACCTGGAGCGACTCCAAGAGGTCGCCAACGCCTGCCAGAAGGCCGAAGCCGCGGCGCTGGCCGTGCGCGCGGACGTCGCCCGCGAGGACGACTGCCGCGTCCTGATGGAAAAGGCGGTGGCCTTCGGCGGCGGCCTCGACATCGCCATCCTCAACGCCGGCATCTCCATGTACTCCCGCTTCGAGGACATCCGGGACCTCTCCATCTTCAACACCCTGATGCAGACCAACTTCATGGGCGCCGTGTACTGCACGCGCTACGCGCTGCCCGCCCTGAAGGAGTCCAAGGGTCGCCTCGTCGTCGTCTCCAGCCTGGGCGGCAAGACAGGGTTGCCCACCCGCAGCGCCTACGCCGCCAGCAAGCACGCCCTCCACGGCTTCTTCGAGTCGCTCCGGGGCGAGCTGCACGCCTCGGGCGTCCGCATCACCATCGTCTGCCCAGGGCCCGTGCTGACCGAAGTGCGGCAGCGAGCCCTCAGCTCCGACGGCACCGCGCTGGGGCACACGTCCATCGACGAGTCGGGCTCCATGAGCGCCGCGGAGTGCGCGCGGCGCATCCTGGAGGCGACGCGCAAGGGCAAGCGCGAGGAGATCATGACGGTGGCGGGCAAGGTGGGGCAGTACGCCCGGCTCTTCGTCCCGGGAGTGATTGACCGCATCGTGCGCAAGAAAGTCGGCCTGTAG
- a CDS encoding acyl-CoA desaturase: MTRAKQIQNALAVLLGFLFLDVAIVVCWKRWVTPTDLAILSVTYVLSALGIAIGYHRLLTHRAFKTHKAIQYLFAVMGSTAAQGPVIEWVTDHRKHHSCADQEGDPHSPHVNYGPGLGDRVRGFWYAHVGWLIKTQGEAQRTLFSRDLLEDRGMRFIDSAFPALVFLSIVIPGAVGFLVTGTWQGGLGGLFWGGLIRIVLLHHVTFCINSVCHVVGTKRFETQDEARNVFWLSLPTLGDSWHHNHHAFPRSASHGLQWWEVDPSAMVIHGMRRVGLAWDVVEISAEQQQARLLPSAEVAGRAT, translated from the coding sequence ATGACGCGCGCCAAGCAAATCCAAAACGCTCTCGCGGTCCTTCTTGGCTTTCTCTTCCTGGACGTCGCCATCGTCGTCTGCTGGAAGCGATGGGTGACCCCCACGGACCTCGCCATTCTCTCCGTGACGTATGTCCTGTCCGCCCTGGGGATCGCCATTGGCTATCACCGACTCCTGACCCACCGTGCGTTCAAGACCCACAAGGCCATTCAGTACCTCTTCGCGGTGATGGGCTCGACGGCGGCGCAGGGCCCCGTCATCGAGTGGGTGACGGATCACCGCAAGCACCACTCCTGCGCGGACCAGGAGGGTGATCCGCACAGCCCTCACGTCAACTATGGCCCTGGGCTCGGCGACCGCGTACGGGGGTTCTGGTATGCCCACGTCGGCTGGTTGATCAAGACGCAGGGCGAGGCCCAGCGGACGTTGTTCTCGCGCGACCTCCTCGAGGACCGCGGGATGCGGTTCATCGACTCGGCGTTCCCGGCGCTGGTGTTCCTGTCCATCGTCATCCCGGGTGCCGTGGGCTTCCTCGTCACGGGGACGTGGCAGGGGGGGCTCGGCGGGTTGTTCTGGGGCGGGCTGATCCGCATCGTGCTCCTGCACCACGTGACGTTCTGCATCAACTCCGTCTGCCACGTGGTGGGGACCAAGCGCTTCGAGACCCAGGATGAGGCTCGGAATGTCTTCTGGTTGTCGCTCCCCACGCTCGGTGATTCGTGGCACCACAACCACCATGCCTTCCCGCGCTCCGCCTCGCATGGCCTGCAGTGGTGGGAAGTGGATCCCTCCGCGATGGTCATCCACGGGATGCGCCGCGTGGGCCTCGCCTGGGATGTGGTGGAGATCTCCGCCGAGCAGCAGCAGGCGCGCCTCCTCCCCAGTGCGGAAGTCGCCGGGCGGGCCACCTGA
- a CDS encoding LLM class flavin-dependent oxidoreductase gives MKFSLFFEMQIADPTRQTETQLFRDSVDQAVLADTLGYDGIWVVEHHGLREYSHSSAPEIFLAYVAARTQRIRLGHGVTLTPQRYNHPMRIAERIATLDILSGGRVNWGSGKSSSLVEQMAFEVSIPQLHEQWLEALEMIPRMWQSDVFEFKGKYYKIPPTQVIPKPVQQPHPPMFAACSKPESAAAVGALGLGALNFAVGSDQYLAEKVRAYREAVGRAKPTAWQKNNHFACSPPTLVLDDDRKACEYGLRGARFFGESMFQYYLSGTRPIGRLAIPRDFLPEDELSEAMAYRNQPGSPAGYIIGDPEHARESVKRFADAGIDELLMVMQLGTVPHELVMESLRTFAEKVIPHFR, from the coding sequence ATGAAGTTCTCCCTGTTCTTCGAAATGCAGATCGCCGACCCGACCCGGCAGACCGAGACCCAGCTCTTCCGAGACTCGGTCGACCAAGCCGTCCTCGCGGACACGCTTGGCTACGACGGAATCTGGGTCGTCGAGCACCATGGCCTGCGCGAGTACTCACACTCGTCCGCGCCGGAGATCTTCCTCGCCTATGTGGCGGCGCGCACCCAGCGCATCCGCCTGGGCCACGGCGTGACGCTGACGCCCCAGCGCTACAACCACCCCATGCGCATCGCCGAGCGCATCGCCACGCTCGACATCCTCTCGGGTGGACGCGTGAACTGGGGTTCGGGCAAGTCCTCCTCGCTCGTCGAGCAGATGGCCTTCGAGGTCAGCATCCCGCAGCTCCACGAGCAGTGGCTCGAGGCGCTGGAGATGATTCCGCGCATGTGGCAGTCGGACGTCTTCGAGTTCAAGGGGAAGTACTACAAGATTCCCCCCACCCAGGTGATTCCCAAGCCCGTGCAGCAGCCGCACCCGCCCATGTTCGCGGCGTGCTCGAAGCCCGAGTCCGCCGCCGCCGTCGGCGCACTGGGCCTGGGCGCGCTGAACTTCGCGGTGGGGAGCGACCAGTATCTCGCGGAGAAGGTCCGCGCCTACCGAGAGGCCGTCGGCCGCGCGAAGCCCACCGCATGGCAGAAGAACAACCACTTCGCGTGCTCACCGCCCACGCTGGTCCTCGACGACGATCGCAAGGCCTGCGAGTACGGCCTGCGCGGCGCGCGCTTCTTCGGCGAGTCCATGTTCCAGTACTACCTCTCCGGGACACGGCCCATTGGGCGTCTGGCCATTCCCCGGGACTTCCTGCCAGAGGACGAGCTGAGCGAGGCCATGGCCTATCGCAACCAGCCCGGCTCCCCCGCCGGTTACATCATCGGAGACCCCGAACACGCCCGCGAGTCCGTCAAGCGCTTCGCTGACGCGGGCATCGATGAGCTGCTCATGGTCATGCAGCTCGGCACGGTGCCGCACGAGTTGGTGATGGAGTCCCTGCGCACCTTCGCGGAGAAGGTCATTCCCCACTTCCGCTAG
- a CDS encoding GMC family oxidoreductase, whose translation MLAKLFDKLLWLYWKANRRFLIAFSVALLGDEPGPFQPDGKAIVDAIDKLLKTVSRTVYVQLIATVATIPLAVPPMPLPSGSIARGLVKLWYGIKSNFMRASFLAKSRKQRVEFVDAMFRRLVHEAPEQEDDMVKTIVTLTILKGVIGAAYLDTDAIWKALGYKPYQQHDFAPPSGPDLANPPLTAAGELLIRSRRTPQEVAKKPAGKRTYCIVGSGAGGSVAALSIQEHDPEARIILLEGGPLTTGNEFSTRLLDAVAVNYMNAAITLSEDQMFTFRQGRGVGGSTLVNNSLAFRPVGYWWDQNLVARWEALGVKLDWHALNKAYDDLEKLIHVAPVDDRVVTRASHVLRDGFEKIGLKDNIVRAPLNVVKCIGCGRCNLGCQYDAKQSMMVEILPTFVRNGGLLVPDAKVDSIEFEEKGQLRHHVKTVTVITESGEKVKIEADRFILAPGAYASSKLLWRSGFTGVVPGVRTVGKRFSVNLGTAVIGVFPQELNAFAGQQAGFAIEVPEERMVIETGFAPPAAVGMMAPQWGNAFNRLISRSNNMVAAIPVLSSLTYGQIKKSLLGDSGFAIDFTLIDEDWRRLATGMKLSAQAMFAVGAEEVFNRRFDALSIRRPEDIDMYLAGMGAADFIPVESAHMQGGNVIAPKDTLGVVDEHLKVYGTDNLWICDASVIPSPITVNIALTVMALARYAAPFIVRDTQAQV comes from the coding sequence ATGCTCGCGAAGCTGTTCGACAAACTGCTGTGGCTGTACTGGAAGGCCAACCGCCGCTTCCTGATCGCATTCTCCGTGGCCCTGCTGGGCGACGAGCCCGGCCCATTCCAACCCGATGGAAAAGCCATCGTGGACGCCATCGACAAGCTGCTGAAGACAGTCAGCCGGACTGTCTATGTGCAGCTCATCGCCACCGTGGCCACCATCCCGCTCGCGGTGCCGCCCATGCCCCTGCCCAGTGGCAGCATCGCGCGCGGCCTGGTGAAGCTCTGGTACGGCATCAAGAGCAACTTCATGCGCGCCTCGTTCCTCGCGAAGTCGAGGAAGCAGCGGGTCGAGTTCGTCGACGCCATGTTCCGCCGGCTCGTCCACGAGGCACCGGAGCAGGAGGACGACATGGTGAAGACCATCGTCACCCTCACCATCCTCAAGGGCGTCATCGGCGCGGCCTACCTCGACACGGACGCCATCTGGAAGGCCCTCGGCTACAAGCCCTATCAGCAACACGACTTCGCCCCGCCCTCCGGCCCGGACCTCGCCAATCCGCCCCTCACCGCCGCGGGCGAGCTGCTGATCCGCTCGCGCCGGACGCCCCAAGAGGTGGCGAAGAAGCCCGCGGGCAAGCGCACGTACTGCATCGTCGGCTCGGGGGCGGGAGGCTCCGTCGCGGCCCTGTCCATCCAGGAGCACGACCCCGAGGCCCGCATCATCCTCCTGGAGGGCGGCCCCCTGACGACCGGCAACGAGTTCTCCACGCGGCTGCTCGACGCCGTGGCGGTCAACTACATGAACGCAGCCATCACGCTGTCCGAGGACCAGATGTTCACGTTCCGCCAGGGACGTGGCGTGGGCGGCTCGACGCTGGTCAACAACTCGCTGGCGTTCCGCCCCGTGGGTTACTGGTGGGATCAGAACCTGGTCGCGCGCTGGGAGGCGCTGGGCGTCAAGCTGGACTGGCACGCGCTCAACAAGGCCTATGACGACTTGGAGAAGCTCATCCACGTCGCCCCCGTGGATGACCGCGTCGTCACGCGCGCGTCCCATGTGCTCCGGGACGGCTTCGAGAAGATTGGCCTCAAGGACAACATCGTCCGCGCGCCGCTGAACGTCGTGAAGTGCATCGGCTGCGGGCGCTGCAACCTCGGCTGCCAGTACGACGCCAAGCAGTCGATGATGGTGGAGATCCTCCCCACCTTCGTGCGCAACGGCGGGCTGCTCGTCCCCGACGCCAAGGTGGACTCCATCGAGTTCGAGGAGAAAGGACAGCTCCGCCACCACGTGAAGACCGTCACGGTCATCACCGAGTCCGGCGAGAAGGTGAAGATCGAAGCCGACCGCTTCATCCTCGCACCGGGAGCCTATGCCTCATCCAAGCTGCTCTGGCGCAGCGGCTTCACCGGCGTCGTCCCCGGCGTGCGCACGGTGGGCAAGCGCTTCAGCGTCAACCTGGGCACGGCCGTCATCGGCGTCTTCCCCCAGGAGCTGAACGCCTTCGCCGGGCAACAGGCGGGCTTCGCCATCGAGGTCCCCGAGGAGCGCATGGTCATCGAGACGGGCTTCGCCCCGCCCGCCGCAGTGGGGATGATGGCGCCGCAGTGGGGCAACGCGTTCAACCGCCTCATCTCGCGCAGCAACAACATGGTCGCGGCCATCCCCGTGCTCTCGAGCCTGACGTACGGGCAGATCAAGAAGAGCCTCCTGGGTGACAGCGGCTTCGCCATCGACTTCACGCTCATCGACGAGGATTGGCGCCGGCTGGCCACCGGAATGAAGCTCTCCGCCCAGGCGATGTTCGCCGTGGGTGCCGAGGAGGTCTTCAACCGCCGCTTCGACGCGCTCTCCATCCGGCGCCCCGAGGACATCGACATGTACCTGGCCGGGATGGGCGCGGCGGACTTCATCCCCGTCGAGTCGGCGCACATGCAAGGCGGCAACGTCATCGCGCCCAAGGACACGCTGGGCGTCGTGGACGAGCACCTCAAGGTCTACGGAACGGACAACCTGTGGATCTGCGATGCGAGCGTCATCCCCTCGCCCATCACCGTGAACATCGCGCTGACCGTGATGGCGCTCGCGCGCTACGCGGCGCCCTTCATTGTCCGGGACACCCAAGCGCAGGTCTGA
- a CDS encoding SDR family NAD(P)-dependent oxidoreductase, whose protein sequence is MGWRRGLALTGKRALVTGAASGIGRATALALADEGAHLVVCDRDAGRLAEVAREISSRGREVFSRQVDVADREAMRAFAAEVEREVGVLDILVNNAGVALGARFVETPLDDWDWIVSINLFGVIHGCHFFLPGMIARGQGGHVVNVSSLTGFFATEPFAAYGTTKYAVFGLSEALRADLSRYGIGVTTLCPGMTDTAITENARARGEYGDTAARARTADLFHRRRYGPERVAKVVLSAIRRNRAVVPVTWEAWLLYYLKRLAPGLLLWLGKVFAAYVAGRGRFGHAGTARVTEPGSSPSGSGE, encoded by the coding sequence ATGGGTTGGCGACGCGGCCTGGCGCTGACGGGGAAGCGGGCCTTGGTGACGGGCGCCGCCAGTGGAATCGGGCGGGCTACGGCGCTGGCGCTCGCGGACGAGGGGGCGCACCTGGTGGTGTGCGACCGGGACGCGGGGCGGCTCGCGGAGGTGGCGCGGGAGATCTCCTCGCGTGGCCGAGAGGTCTTCTCCCGTCAGGTGGACGTGGCGGACCGCGAGGCGATGCGCGCCTTCGCCGCCGAGGTGGAGCGCGAGGTGGGCGTGCTCGACATCCTCGTGAACAACGCGGGCGTGGCCCTGGGGGCCCGCTTCGTGGAGACGCCGCTGGATGACTGGGATTGGATCGTCTCCATCAATCTCTTCGGCGTCATCCATGGCTGCCATTTCTTCCTCCCGGGAATGATTGCCCGAGGACAGGGCGGCCACGTGGTCAATGTCTCGTCGCTGACGGGCTTCTTCGCCACGGAGCCCTTCGCCGCGTATGGCACCACCAAGTACGCCGTGTTTGGACTGAGCGAGGCGCTTCGGGCGGACCTCAGTCGGTATGGCATTGGCGTGACGACGCTCTGTCCCGGGATGACGGACACCGCCATCACCGAGAATGCGCGGGCTCGGGGTGAGTATGGCGATACGGCCGCGCGGGCTCGGACCGCGGACCTCTTTCATCGTCGGCGCTATGGCCCGGAGCGGGTGGCGAAGGTCGTGCTGTCCGCCATCCGCCGCAACCGGGCCGTGGTGCCCGTCACGTGGGAGGCGTGGCTCCTGTACTACCTGAAGCGCCTGGCCCCGGGCCTGCTGCTCTGGCTGGGCAAGGTGTTCGCCGCCTACGTCGCGGGACGAGGACGGTTCGGCCACGCGGGCACTGCGCGCGTGACCGAGCCGGGGAGCTCGCCTAGCGGAAGTGGGGAATGA
- a CDS encoding cytochrome P450, producing the protein MAQLPPGPRSATLATLHYTLDAYGYYSKCLKKYGDPFLYPSLYGPLVVTGSPEGIRAIFSADPDTFEVFGRKAVEPLFGPASIFLVTGQRHKRSRRLLMPPLHGARMHKYGMLMMEAALTCAERWRTGDPFVARETMQEVSIQIILRAVFGASLERSERLREAILETDRTINPLIVVFEAVRRNFGGVGPWARFQRALQKLDAVVYEEIAERRKASGGEDILSLLLAARHEDGTGLTDPEVRDELLSLVTAGHETTAIALSWALYWVHRQPEVRERLLAELDALSVDATPDAIAALPYLDAVCSETLRLYPIIPEVTRLLRKPLVLGGYTVPEGMGVGAITALAHMREDTFPSAEAFNPERFLARTYSPFEFMPFGGGARRCIGVAFAMYEMKLVLAAILRRYALRLETDAPVRPVRRSVPVGPRGGVVMRLEGMRVPARQPAVAAQVAS; encoded by the coding sequence ATGGCGCAACTTCCCCCGGGGCCAAGGTCCGCCACCCTGGCCACGCTGCACTACACGCTGGATGCCTATGGCTACTATTCCAAGTGCTTGAAGAAGTACGGCGACCCGTTTCTCTATCCGTCGCTGTATGGCCCCCTGGTGGTGACGGGGAGCCCCGAGGGCATTCGCGCCATCTTCAGCGCGGACCCGGACACGTTCGAGGTCTTTGGCCGCAAGGCGGTGGAGCCGCTCTTCGGTCCCGCGTCCATCTTCCTGGTCACCGGCCAGCGCCACAAGCGCAGCCGCCGGTTGTTGATGCCACCGCTGCACGGCGCGCGGATGCACAAGTACGGGATGCTGATGATGGAGGCCGCGCTCACGTGCGCCGAGCGCTGGCGCACGGGCGATCCGTTCGTGGCTCGGGAGACCATGCAGGAGGTCTCGATCCAGATCATCCTCCGCGCGGTCTTCGGCGCGAGCCTGGAGCGCTCCGAGCGGTTGCGCGAGGCCATCCTGGAGACGGATCGCACCATCAATCCGCTCATCGTCGTGTTCGAGGCGGTGCGACGGAACTTCGGGGGAGTCGGTCCGTGGGCCCGGTTCCAGCGCGCGCTGCAGAAGCTGGACGCCGTGGTCTACGAGGAGATCGCCGAGCGACGGAAGGCGTCCGGGGGCGAGGACATCCTCAGCTTGCTGCTCGCCGCGCGGCACGAGGACGGCACGGGCCTCACGGATCCGGAGGTTCGCGACGAGCTGCTCTCGCTGGTGACCGCGGGACACGAGACCACCGCCATCGCGCTGTCGTGGGCGCTGTACTGGGTGCACCGCCAGCCCGAGGTTCGCGAGCGCTTGCTCGCGGAGTTGGACGCGCTGTCGGTCGACGCGACACCCGATGCCATCGCCGCGCTGCCGTACCTGGACGCGGTGTGCAGCGAGACGCTCCGGCTCTATCCCATCATCCCGGAGGTGACCCGGCTGCTCCGCAAGCCGCTGGTGCTGGGCGGCTACACGGTACCGGAGGGCATGGGCGTGGGCGCCATCACCGCGCTCGCGCACATGCGAGAGGACACCTTTCCCTCGGCCGAGGCGTTCAATCCCGAGCGCTTCCTCGCGCGCACCTACTCGCCCTTCGAGTTCATGCCGTTTGGGGGCGGTGCTCGGCGGTGTATCGGTGTCGCGTTCGCGATGTACGAGATGAAGCTCGTCCTGGCGGCCATCCTGCGTCGCTACGCGCTGCGGTTGGAGACCGATGCTCCGGTCCGCCCTGTCCGGCGCAGCGTGCCCGTGGGGCCTCGGGGCGGCGTCGTGATGCGGCTGGAGGGGATGCGCGTCCCCGCTCGCCAGCCCGCCGTCGCGGCGCAGGTGGCGAGCTGA
- a CDS encoding patatin-like phospholipase family protein, translated as MNNPTLNASRDEALRDDLRLTRFPSLREALLTVAETDTLSEGLERIAFAPGSHLGDDAQSAGLHVLLSGEAVYLEVAAADGYRVQQRLLPGMAWGEENLTGEPWSLGGAPKVLVPTTVLRIRREAYARMVARVPALEAAVLDLRALRRQRVFALASTRRSGPAHGAAEYWAERMDNAVVRACPEGEELVGRGGSLTGRGWYIVLAGTLRAWWGPGVQPPDPPHLLHPAPPPESAEQTTELTRGAVFWAEPGDVPPGAPVRLSVMHPTRLAFLPSVGSTAEPFPGSLHPIPVTLGRRPGVHPPTRARGDVVLLQSDIPDAPLATLTALLADTVATQHHDRVLHLTLVPPGTAPRAPLSRATAISGQVVHLRAQVADGHEAARVLRQVREEHPAMFDLIFVDASALGAQAPAELGPAVTRLVYLSRRPGAVRTPPELSGATVVLAALLDGTPILGLPPGTLRLKLDLAGLTSRHLTGVARFDELDATQQATFCRWGRALTGRRVGIALGGGAGWCYAHVTLLRRIRAMGIPIDILAGTSMGSMMAAFYCVEGVDGLEHALESAGRLDRATMLGFFTGSAISRYMDSELGPHELQSLEIPLLTVSTNVSNGTMLVCRKGPLGMAVRLSASFPLRYPPTMINGLRHVDGAFVNNIPCSLLVGEGVGLNIGANVIPMPMILPPQHPWIPGAFGRFLAGLNPIARTRDLIRGLFILLNQGARAETAMADLVYTSDDISIPPWSIKRAREIAALAEPSVEKFAEQLHREWQHFSRELRPFERPALPDDGSA; from the coding sequence ATGAACAATCCAACACTCAACGCCTCGCGCGACGAAGCCTTGCGCGATGACTTGCGCCTCACGCGCTTCCCCTCGCTGCGCGAGGCGCTCCTCACCGTGGCGGAGACGGACACGCTCAGCGAGGGCCTGGAGCGCATCGCCTTCGCCCCAGGCAGCCACCTGGGAGACGACGCGCAGAGCGCGGGACTCCACGTGCTGCTCTCGGGCGAAGCGGTCTACCTGGAGGTCGCGGCGGCGGACGGCTATCGCGTGCAGCAGCGCCTGCTCCCCGGGATGGCCTGGGGCGAGGAGAACCTCACCGGCGAGCCCTGGTCGCTGGGCGGAGCCCCGAAGGTCCTCGTCCCCACCACGGTGCTTCGCATCCGCCGCGAAGCGTACGCGCGCATGGTGGCGCGAGTGCCCGCGCTCGAAGCGGCCGTGTTGGATCTCCGCGCCCTGCGTCGCCAGCGCGTCTTCGCGCTCGCGTCCACGCGGCGAAGTGGCCCCGCCCACGGAGCGGCGGAGTACTGGGCGGAGCGGATGGACAACGCCGTGGTGAGGGCCTGCCCCGAGGGCGAGGAGCTCGTGGGTCGCGGCGGGAGCCTCACGGGCCGAGGCTGGTACATCGTCCTCGCCGGCACGCTGCGCGCCTGGTGGGGACCGGGAGTCCAGCCCCCCGACCCACCTCACCTCCTCCATCCCGCTCCGCCCCCTGAGTCCGCCGAGCAGACCACCGAGCTGACCCGCGGCGCGGTCTTCTGGGCCGAGCCCGGGGACGTTCCCCCAGGAGCCCCGGTCCGCCTCTCCGTGATGCACCCCACGCGCCTCGCCTTCCTCCCCAGCGTGGGGAGCACGGCCGAGCCCTTCCCGGGCTCGCTGCATCCCATCCCCGTCACGCTCGGGAGGCGCCCGGGAGTCCATCCCCCCACGCGCGCGCGAGGAGACGTGGTGTTGCTCCAGAGCGACATCCCCGACGCGCCCCTGGCCACACTGACCGCGCTGCTGGCGGACACCGTGGCCACGCAGCATCACGACCGCGTGCTGCACCTCACGCTCGTGCCTCCGGGAACAGCGCCACGAGCGCCACTCTCACGCGCGACCGCGATCTCCGGACAGGTCGTCCACCTGCGCGCCCAGGTCGCGGATGGCCACGAGGCCGCACGGGTGCTTCGGCAGGTCCGCGAGGAGCACCCCGCGATGTTCGATCTCATCTTCGTGGATGCATCAGCGCTGGGCGCACAGGCCCCCGCGGAGCTGGGGCCCGCCGTCACGCGGCTCGTGTACCTCTCACGTCGCCCGGGAGCGGTGCGCACGCCACCGGAACTCTCGGGAGCCACGGTGGTGCTGGCCGCGCTCCTGGATGGCACCCCCATCCTCGGACTCCCTCCCGGGACGCTCCGCTTGAAGCTCGACCTCGCGGGGCTCACGTCACGCCATCTGACAGGCGTCGCGCGGTTCGACGAACTGGACGCCACGCAGCAAGCGACGTTCTGCCGTTGGGGCCGAGCGCTCACGGGGCGAAGGGTCGGCATCGCGCTCGGCGGTGGCGCGGGCTGGTGCTACGCGCACGTCACGCTGCTGCGGCGCATCCGCGCCATGGGCATCCCCATCGACATCCTGGCGGGCACGAGCATGGGGTCGATGATGGCGGCCTTCTACTGCGTGGAGGGCGTGGACGGACTCGAACACGCCTTGGAGAGCGCGGGCCGCCTCGACCGCGCCACGATGCTGGGTTTCTTCACGGGTTCGGCCATCAGCCGCTACATGGACTCGGAGCTGGGGCCCCACGAGCTTCAGTCCCTGGAGATTCCTCTCCTCACGGTCTCCACCAACGTGTCCAACGGCACGATGCTCGTCTGCCGCAAGGGACCGCTGGGCATGGCCGTGCGACTGAGCGCGAGCTTCCCCCTTCGCTATCCCCCCACGATGATCAACGGCTTGCGCCACGTCGATGGCGCCTTCGTGAACAACATCCCGTGCAGCCTCCTCGTGGGCGAGGGCGTGGGCCTCAACATCGGCGCGAACGTCATCCCCATGCCCATGATCCTCCCGCCCCAGCACCCCTGGATCCCGGGAGCGTTCGGCAGATTCCTCGCGGGGCTCAACCCCATCGCCCGCACGCGCGACCTCATCCGCGGCCTCTTCATCCTGCTCAACCAGGGGGCGCGCGCGGAGACGGCCATGGCGGACCTCGTCTACACCTCGGATGACATCTCCATCCCCCCCTGGTCCATCAAGCGGGCCCGGGAGATCGCCGCCCTCGCGGAGCCCAGCGTGGAGAAGTTCGCCGAGCAACTGCATCGCGAATGGCAGCACTTCTCTCGGGAACTGCGGCCTTTTGAACGACCTGCCCTCCCGGACGATGGCAGTGCCTGA
- a CDS encoding SCP2 sterol-binding domain-containing protein: MNPGIHWFMNGLSLGTGLMGGAINTQKVDLRGTRGIGNIELPGTPPTGWHLDVRDEHFWVRKGLHPTPAATIRLKEETFLQLLDGTLSSATAIMTGRVQVQGDAHFGLIFIALCSQFRVLATGESRMGRALARVILRRAGRPPVQPEARASS, encoded by the coding sequence ATGAATCCTGGCATCCACTGGTTCATGAATGGCCTGTCGCTCGGAACGGGGCTGATGGGAGGCGCCATCAACACCCAGAAGGTGGACCTGCGCGGCACCCGAGGCATCGGCAACATCGAGCTTCCGGGCACGCCCCCCACGGGCTGGCACCTCGACGTCCGCGACGAGCACTTCTGGGTTCGCAAAGGCTTGCACCCCACCCCCGCGGCGACCATCCGACTGAAGGAGGAGACCTTCCTCCAACTGCTCGACGGGACCCTGAGTTCCGCCACGGCGATCATGACGGGTCGGGTTCAAGTCCAGGGGGACGCGCACTTCGGCCTCATCTTCATCGCGCTGTGCAGTCAGTTCCGCGTCCTGGCCACCGGAGAGTCGCGCATGGGCCGAGCGCTCGCGCGCGTCATCCTTCGCCGAGCGGGGCGGCCCCCCGTGCAACCGGAAGCCCGCGCCTCCTCCTGA